Proteins encoded in a region of the Drosophila gunungcola strain Sukarami chromosome 3L unlocalized genomic scaffold, Dgunungcola_SK_2 000005F, whole genome shotgun sequence genome:
- the LOC128259011 gene encoding lipid droplet-associated hydrolase — protein sequence MQEAYVNINSIPTHIFTWGRWIEETITEKELVICITGNPGLPGFYTEFAGTLQKELGDLPVWVIGHAGHDDPPEASIREVPQLSGNEELFNLDGQIRHKVAFIEKYVPSDVKIHLIGHSIGAWMILQLLENERIRERVQKCYMLFPTVERMMESPNGWVFTKVAMPLYSVFGYIFFSFFNFLPVWLRLMLIQIYFLIFSIPRQYLGTALKYSKPSVAEKVVFLADDEMARVRGIQREIVEQNLHLLKFYYGTTDGWVPVSYYEQLKKDYPKVDAQLDTQKIAHAFVLRHSRPMAAVVRDMIQQHRRG from the exons ATGCAGGAGGCCTACGTGAACATCAACTCAATTCCCACCCACATCTTCACCTGGGGCCGGTGGATCGAGGAGACCATAACGGAGAAGGAGCTGGTCATTTGCATAACTGGTAATCCCGGACTACCTGGCTTTTACACAGAGTTTGCGGGCACCTTGCAGAAGGAACTGGGCGATCTTCCAGTTTGGGTGATAG GACACGCTGGCCACGATGATCCCCCAGAGGCCAGTATCCGGGAGGTGCCCCAACTCAGCGGCAACGAGGAGCTCTTCAATCTGGATGGCCAAATCAGGCACAAAGTGGCCTTCATCGAGAAGTATGTGCCGAGTGATGTGAAGATCCACTTGATTGGCCACTCCATCGGCGCGTGGATGATCCTGCAGCTGCTGGAGAACGAGCGGATACGGGAACGCGTCCAAAAGTGCTACATGCTGTTCCCCACCGTCGAGCGGATGATGGAGTCGCCCAATGGCTGGGTCTTCACCAAGGTGGCCATGCCCCTGTACTCGGTGTTCGgctacatcttcttcagcttCTTCAACTTTCTGCCCGTGTGGCTGCGCCTGATGCTGATCCAGATCTACTTCCTTATCTTCTCCATTCCACGGCAGTACCTTGGCACCGCGCTCAAGTACTCCAAGCCGTCCGTGGCGGAGAAGGTGGTGTTCCTGGCCGACGACGAGATGGCCAGGGTGCGCGGCATTCAGCGGGAGATTGTGGAGCAGAATTTGCACCTGCTGAAGTTCTACTACGGCACCACCGATGGCTGGGTGCCCGTCTCCTACTACGAGCAGCTCAAAAAGGATTACCCCAAGGTGGACGCCCAGCTGGACACCCAGAAGATTGCCCACGCCTTCGTCCTGCGCCATTCCAGGCCCATGGCGGCAGTCGTGAGGGACATGATCCAGCAGCACCGTCGGGGATGA
- the LOC128259214 gene encoding LOW QUALITY PROTEIN: probable E3 ubiquitin-protein ligase HERC4 (The sequence of the model RefSeq protein was modified relative to this genomic sequence to represent the inferred CDS: deleted 1 base in 1 codon) produces MKGAESAGSSGTAAGKELFCWGSTSHGQLGLGGIEDEQILTPSQIPFTPDSAVLQVACGHRHTLFLTANGKVYACGSNDHSQLGHELPTKRPLLIPELQDYVVIQIACGSRHSLALSDWGQVLSWGDNDCGQLGHATDQEIVQLPKVVRQLVSKTVVQIACGNNHSLALTSCGELYSWGSNIYGQLGVNSPKELTHSNHPVLLTTLLGIPLAAIACGGNHSFLISKSSAVFGWGRNNCGQLGLNDEESRAYPTQLKTLRTLGVRFVACGDEFSVFLTNEGGVFTCGAGAYGQLGHGFGSNEMLPRMVMELMGSTITQVACGNRHTLALVPSRGRVYAFGLGSSGQLGTRSTKSLMLPQVVIGPWVSPSGSALLQSNDAKVSVVIHQIFSGGDQSIVTTTLFTDKLPPEDFRNYKPKSQILALTSEVTKQCAYFKQSDQSDMDLLSSIELIFKSQACWNGSFLLDHERHFGCSVRNHGLDLKAAQLAFDNLRVVENESIKQVIWDNITKELVGSLVSSPADVESMRLYLLLPLYHEFVNSKHYKSLQVPFASAIFKLTENPRKVLIKWLAQTPAEYFEHLVQNFLHVVVHIISFKMGLAVVSPSAERRHRLLPYNTELEVILKLMQTLCVINNLRDDRLSYQSFYWSDLADYADVQQEYVKWIMADTASEFNICNFSFLFDPSAKTALLQADQALQMHSAMANAANNAFHNLLNYGMPVSHFIVLNVTRENLVQDSLRELQRYSQSDLKKPLKIKFHGEEAEDAGGVRKEFFMLLLKDLLDPKYGMFKEFEESRLLWFADHTFETENMYFLIGVLCGLAIYNFTIINLPFPLALYKKLLSKPVDLSDLRQLSPPEANSMQSLLDYEGEDFKEVFDLTFEITRDVFGETETKCLKPNGNEIAVTLENKKEFVDLYVDFVLNKSVELHYTAFHKGFMKVCSGRVIHIFQPEELMAVVVGNEDYDWQALQDNCEYREGYTSGDDTIKWFWEIIHDLSEAEKKSFLLYLTGSDRIPIQGMKALKLTIQPTPDERFLPVAHTCFNLLDLPRYKTKERLKFKLLQAIQQTQGFSLV; encoded by the exons ATGAAAGGAGCTGAGAGCGCGGGATCCAGCGGAACGGCAGCCGGAAAAGAGCTGTTTTGCTGGGGAAGCACATCCCATGGACAACTGGGACTCGGCGGGATTGAGGACGAACAG ATCCTCACACCCAGTCAGATTCCCTTTACACCGGACTCCGCCGTACTGCAGGTGGCCTGTGGACACCGGCACACTCTCTTCCTGACCGCCAATGGAAAGGTCTACGCCTGCGGGAGCAACGACCACTCCCAACTGGGACACGAACTGCCCACCAAAAGGCCAC TGCTCATCCCCGAACTGCAGGACTATGTGGTCATCCAGATTGCCTGCGGCAGCCGCCAC TCGCTGGCCCTCTCCGATTGGGGCCAAGTTCTGAGCTGGGGCGACAACGATTGCGGCCAGCTGGGCCACGCCACCGACCAGGAGATCGTCCAGTTGCCCAAGGTGGTGCGCCAACTGGTGTCCAAGACGGTGGTCCAGATCGCATGCGGCAACAACCACAGCCTGGCGCTGACCAGTT GTGGCGAGCTGTATTCGTGGGGCTCCAACATCTACGGCCAGCTGGGCGTAAACTCCCCCAAGGAACTGACGCACAGCAACCATCCCGTGCTGCTGACCACGCTGCTGGGAATTCCGCTGGCTGCGATTGCCTGCGGGGGCAACCACTCGTTTCTCATCTCCAAGTCCAGTGCTGTGTTCGGCTGGGGCAGGAACAACTGTGGGCAACTGGGCCTCAATGACGAAGAGAGCCGTGCCTATCCCACCCAGCTGAAGACGCTGCGCACCCTGGGTGTTCGATTTGTGGCCTGCGGCGATGAGTTTTCCGTTTTCCTGACCAACGAGGGCGGAGTGTTCACCTGTGGAGCAGGCGCCTACGGCCAATTGGGTCACGGCTTTGGCTCGAATGAGATGCTGCCGAGGATGGTGATGGAGCTAATGGGCAGCACCATTACTCAGGTGGCCTGTGGCAATCGCCATACTCTGGCCCTGGTTCCATCGCGTGGGAGGGTCTACGCCTTCGGCTTGGGCAGCTCCGGGCAGTTGGGCACAAGGAGTACAAAGAGTTTGATGTTGCCACAGGTTGTCATTGGTCCTTGGGTGTCACCCAGTGGATCGGCCCTGCTGCAGTCTAACGATGCGAAGGTTTCAGTGGTAATCCATCAGATTTTCTCGGGCGGAGACCAGTCAATTGTGACCACAACCTTGTTTACGGACAAGCTACCGCCCGAGGACTTTAGGAACTACAA ACCCAAATCCCAGATCCTGGCCCTAACATCAGAGGTTACCAAGCAATGTGCTTATTTCAAGCAAAGTGATCAGAGCGACATGGATCTCTTGAGCTCCATTGAGCTAATCTTTAAGAGTCAGGCCTGTTGGAATGGCTCCTTCCTGTTGGATCACGAGAGGCACTTTGGCTGCTCGGTACGAAACCATGGTTTGGATCTCAAGGCTGCCCAATTGGCATTTGACAATCTGCGCGTTGTGGAAAATGAAAGCATTAAGCAGGTG atCTGGGACAATATCACCAAAGAGTTAGTTGGTTCGCTGGTATCCTCGCCAGCAGACGTGGAGAGCATGCGTTTGTACCTTCTTCTGCCGCTTTACCATGAGTTTGTGAACTCCAAGCACTACAAGTCGCTGCAGGTTCCGTTCGCCAGTGCCATATTCAAGCTGACTGAGAATCCACGCAAGGTGCTAATCAAGTGGCTGGCCCAAACGCCAGCAGAATACTTTGAGCATCTTGTCCAGAACTTTCTGCACGTCGTGGTGCACATTATAAGCTTCAAAATGGGATTGGCAGTCGTCAGTCCCAGTGCCGAAAGACGCCATAGG CTGCTGCCATACAACACCGAACTGGAGGTGATCCTAAAGTTAATGCAGACACTCTGCGTGATCAACAATCTGCGCGATGACCGCCTCAGCTATCAAAGCTTCTACTGGTCTGATCTTGCGGACTATGCGGATGTACAGCAGGAGTACGTTAAGTGGATCATGGCCGACACTGCCAGCGAATTCAACATTTGCAACTTTTCATTCCTCTTCGATCCGTCTGCCAAGACGGCGCTGCTCCAGGCGGACCAGGCACTGCAGATGCACTCTGCCATGGCCAACGCGGCCAACAAT GCATTTCACAATCTTCTCAACTACGGCATGCCCGTTTCCCATTTCATTGTGCTAAACGTGACGCGGGAGAATCTGGTGCAGGATTCCCTAAGAGAGCTGCAGCGCTACTCGCAGAGCGATCTCAAAAAGCCGCTGAAGATCAAGTTCCATGGCGAGGAGGCGGAGGATGCAGGTGGCGTGCGCAAGGAGTTCTTCATGCTGCTCCTGAAGGATCTCCTCGATCCCAAGTACGGAATGTTCAAGGAGTTCGAGGAATCGCGACTCCTCTGGTTTGCTGATCACACCTTCGAAACGGAGAACATGTACTTCCTGATTGGTGTACTCTGTGGTCTAGCCATCTACAACTTTACGATCATCAACCTACCATTTCCGCTGGCGCTGTACAAAAAGTTATTGAGCAAGCCAGTGGATCTTAGCGATCTCCGCCAGCTTTCGCCACCGGAGGCCAACTCCATGCAGTCGCTGCTCGACTACGAGGGCGAGGACTTCAAGGAAGTCTTTGATCTGACCTTTGAGATAACGCGCGATGTGTTTGGCGAGACGGAGACCAAGTGCCTTAAGCCCAATGGCAATGAAATAGCCGTAACGCTGGAAAACAA GAAGGAGTTTGTGGATCTCTATGTAGACTTTGTGCTCAACAAGTCCGTCGAGCTACATTATACTGCTTTCCACAAGGGCTTTATGAAGGTGTGCTCCGGTCGGGTGATTCACATTTTCCAGCCCGAGGAACTAATGGCTGTGGTGGTGGGAAATGAGGATTACGACTGGCAGGCACTGCAGGACAACTGCGAATACCGGGAGGGCTATACCTCAGGCGATGACACA ATCAAATGGTTCTGGGAGATCATTCACGATCTGTCCGAGGCAGAAAAGAAGAGTTTCCTGCTCTATTTGACTGGCAGCGATCGTATACCCATTCAGGGAATGAAGGCTCTTAAA ctcACCATTCAACCTACCCCGGATGAACGCTTTCTTCCCGTGGCCCACACATGCTTCAATCTGCTGGACTTGCCGCGTTATAAGACCAAGGAGCGCCTCAAGTTCAAGCTTCTGCAGGCCATCCAGCAAACTCAGGGATTTAGTCTGGTTTGA